The genomic window CTGCTAGCTATGCCAGCTTACTGTTAGGCACCGACACGCAGTACACATTTCTTGATGTACCCGAGGCGCAGTTCTTAAGCAGACGCACTTACTTCAATACTGTAAGAGCCGCTCATGCTATGATTCGCGGTGGTGTGATTTGCTTTTACGAGTCCATGAAAGGTAAAGGTCGTGGCGCCATCGTTGCAATAGGTCGAATTGTCGACGTAACTAGTGTCCCAGCGGAAAGTGTCCCTGAAATTATGCAAAGAGCGGCAGTGGTTGATGACCCGAGCACACTGACAAAGTCGGACCGGGTACTGGCGACCAGCTTTGACAATCTTATGGCGCTCCGTAATCCAGTGCCGTTGCGAAGACTCCGCGAGATCGGTTGCGCCGATGGGTCCAATTTCGTTTCCGCGACCCCGATATCGGCAGAACAGCTAGAAGAAATTGTAAGCTCAGGATTTCCTGATGACTGACAGCGCGGACATACTGATTTCCTTAAAGCCTAGGCACGCAGAGCAAGTGCTCCAAGGCAACAAGACGATTGAACTCAGGAGACGTCGGCCACACGTTGAACCAGGCACAAAGGCTTGGATCTATGCGACCGCACCTGTTGCAGAGATAAAGGGTTCCGCATGCATAGAACGAATTGTAACCGGCCCAACGAATGAAGTCTGGCGAAATTTTGGAAAGCGGACAGGAATCTCAAGAACTGAATTCGACAACTACTTTGATGGTTGTCACACCGCACACGCACTAGTGCTGACAGATATTAGGGTTCTCAATCGCCCACTTTCACTAGAAAGAATGCGCAAACTGGTAACAGGCTTTCAACCGCCACAATTTTTTTGCCGCCTTAACGGCGCCGCAGCGCAAATGCGCCTTTATTCCCGTAAATCCACAAGCGTAGCGAGCTAGAACACGAAACCGCCGGAAGTATAGGATTGCGGGCGCGCGGGCGTCGCCCGGCCCCCGGAATGGCGCTAAGGTGGGACAGGTAACAACGAGGCCCCCATGTCCCTCAAGAACAAGACCCTCTTCATCACCGGCGCCTCGCGCGGCATCGGGCTCGCCATTGCGCTGCGCGCCGCGCGCGACGGCGCCAATATCGCCATCGCGGCGAAGACCGACACCCCGCATCCGAAACTGCCGGGCACGATCCACACCGCCGCGCAGGAGATCGAACAGGCCGGCGGCCGCGCGCTGCCGCTCGTCGTCGACGTGCGCGAGGAAGAGGACGTGAAAAGCGCCATCGCGAAAGCCGCCGAAACCTTCGGCGGCATTGACATCGTGGTGAACAATGCCAGCGCCATCCAGCTCACGCCGGTCGAACAGACGGAGATGCGCCGCTACGACCGCATGCAGCAGGTGAATGCGCGCGGCACCTTCATGGTGTCGAAATACGCCATCCCGCACCTCGCGAAAGCGTCGAACCCGCACATCCTGATGCTCTCGCCGCCGCTCGACATGCAGGAAAAGTGGTTCGCGCCGCACACCGCCTATTCGATCGCCAAATTCGGGATGAGCCTTGTCGTGCTCGGCCTTGCCGGCGAGTTGCGGCCCAAAGGCATCGCCGTGAACGCGCTGTGGCCGCGCACCACCATCGCCACCAGCGCGATCAAGAACCTGCTCGGCGGCGACGCGGTGATGCGCATGTCGCGCAAGCCGGAGATCCTGGCCGACGCCGCCTATGCCGTCTTCAACAAGCCGGCGAACAGCTTCACCGGGCAGTTCCTGATCGACGATTCGTTTCTTGCCTCCGAAGGCGTCACCGATTTCGAAAAATACCGTGTCGATGCGGGGCAGCCGCTGGCGCCGGATTTCTTTGTTCCCGATTCGCCGCCGCCCCCGCCCGGCGTCGCGGTCGAAACAAAAAGCGACCGCTGGGAGCTTCCGGCACCGCGACTGAAGGGGTAAAGGAGGACAACGCGCAGCTTCCATCCATCCTGCGCCTGAACTGGCGGTTTCATGTCGACTCTCCTGATTACCCACCCGTCCAGCCTCAATCACGCCACCCCGCCCGGACACCCGGAGCGGCCGGATCGGCTGCGCGCGATCGACCGTGCGCTGGAAGAGGAGAAATTCTCCGCGCTCATGCGCGAACAGGCGCCGCTCGCCTCGCTTGATCTCGTCGCGCTCTGTCACCCGATGGCCTATGTCGAGCAGATCCGCGATGTCGCGCCGCGCGAAGGCATGATCGCGCTCGACGGCGACACGACAATGTCGCCCGGCAGTTTCGAGGCCGCCTTGCGCGCCGTCGGCGGCGCGGCCATGGCGGTCGATGAAGTGATCGAGAAAAAGGCCAGCAACGCGTTTGTCGCCATGCGCCCGCCCGGCCATCACGCCGAGACGGTCCGTCCCATGGGCTTCTGCATTTTCAATCAGGCCGCCATCGCCGTCCGCCATGCCCAGCGCAAGCACGGCGCCGGCCGCGCCGCGATCGTGGATTTCGACGTGCATCACGGCAACGGCTCGCAGGAGATCTTCTGGGGCGACGACAGCGTGATGTATTGCTCCACCCACCAGATGCCGCTTTACCCCGGCACCGGCGCAAAATCGGAGCGCGGCGAATACGACAACATCGTCAATGCGCCGCTCAGCGCCGGGGACGGAGGTTCGCAGTTCCGCGAAGCGATGGAGACCGTCATCCTGCCGAGATTGCAGAATTTCGGGCCGGACATCGTGATCATTTCCGCCGGCTTCGACGCGCATGCACGCGACCCTCTGGCCAGCCTGAACTTCCTGGAAGAGGATTTCGGCTGGGCGACACGCAGGATCATGGAGGTCGCCGACAGGACCGCCGGGGGGCGCGTGGTCTCGGTGCTGGAGGGCGGCTATGATCTGGAAGGCCTCGCCCGCTCCGCCGCCGCCCATGTGATGGCACTGATGCGCGGCTGATCCTTGCGCGCTACACTCCCCGACCGGGAATCACACGAGAACGAAATGGCCGAGAACAATACCGACATCCAGAAAATGCCCTTCGAGCGCGCGATCGAGGAACTGGAGACGATCATCAAGCGGCTCGAGGAAGGCAAGGTCCCGCTGGAGGAATCGGTCGCGATCTATGAGCGCGGCGAGGCGCTGAAGCAGCGCTGCGAGGACTTGCTGAAAGCCGCCGAGGCGCGGGTCGAGAAAATCACGGTCGACGCCTCCGGCAAGCCGAAAGGCACCGCGCCGCTGGATGTGAAGTGACGCGCGCT from Pseudorhodoplanes sp. includes these protein-coding regions:
- a CDS encoding NAD(P)-dependent oxidoreductase; protein product: MSLKNKTLFITGASRGIGLAIALRAARDGANIAIAAKTDTPHPKLPGTIHTAAQEIEQAGGRALPLVVDVREEEDVKSAIAKAAETFGGIDIVVNNASAIQLTPVEQTEMRRYDRMQQVNARGTFMVSKYAIPHLAKASNPHILMLSPPLDMQEKWFAPHTAYSIAKFGMSLVVLGLAGELRPKGIAVNALWPRTTIATSAIKNLLGGDAVMRMSRKPEILADAAYAVFNKPANSFTGQFLIDDSFLASEGVTDFEKYRVDAGQPLAPDFFVPDSPPPPPGVAVETKSDRWELPAPRLKG
- a CDS encoding histone deacetylase family protein, whose protein sequence is MSTLLITHPSSLNHATPPGHPERPDRLRAIDRALEEEKFSALMREQAPLASLDLVALCHPMAYVEQIRDVAPREGMIALDGDTTMSPGSFEAALRAVGGAAMAVDEVIEKKASNAFVAMRPPGHHAETVRPMGFCIFNQAAIAVRHAQRKHGAGRAAIVDFDVHHGNGSQEIFWGDDSVMYCSTHQMPLYPGTGAKSERGEYDNIVNAPLSAGDGGSQFREAMETVILPRLQNFGPDIVIISAGFDAHARDPLASLNFLEEDFGWATRRIMEVADRTAGGRVVSVLEGGYDLEGLARSAAAHVMALMRG
- a CDS encoding exodeoxyribonuclease VII small subunit, whose protein sequence is MAENNTDIQKMPFERAIEELETIIKRLEEGKVPLEESVAIYERGEALKQRCEDLLKAAEARVEKITVDASGKPKGTAPLDVK